Proteins encoded together in one Lysinibacillus sp. FSL K6-0232 window:
- the pruA gene encoding L-glutamate gamma-semialdehyde dehydrogenase: protein MIPYKHEPFTDFTQEANYNAYVEALNTVEGYLGQDYPLIIGGERITTEDKIVSYNPAKKTEVVGRVSKASQELAEKAMQEADKAFKTWKKVDPAIRADVLFKAAAIVRRRKHEFSALLTKEAGKPWAEADADTAEAIDFMEYYGRQMLRIKDGQPVESRPGEYNRYDYIPLGIGIVISPWNFAFAIMAGTTVAALVTGNTVLLKPASTTPIVAYKFIEVLEEAGLPAGVVNFVPGSGAEVGDYLVDHPKTRFISFTGSRDVGLRINQRASVVNEGQIWIKRVIAEMGGKDTIVVDKEADLELAAQSIVKSAFGFSGQKCSACSRAVIVEDVYDQVVERVVELTNALTVGDPADFNNFMATVIDQAAFNKITEYIEIGKGEGRLVAGGTADDSVGYFVQPTVFADVDPSARIMKEEIFGPVVAIAKAKDFDHAIDIANDTEYGLTGAVITKNRMHIEKAREEFHVGNLYFNRGCTGAIVGYQPFGGFNMSGTDSKAGGPDYLQLHMQAKTTSEML, encoded by the coding sequence ATGATTCCATACAAACACGAACCATTTACAGATTTTACACAAGAGGCAAACTACAATGCTTATGTAGAGGCTTTAAATACAGTAGAAGGCTACTTAGGGCAAGACTACCCACTGATTATCGGTGGCGAGCGCATTACAACAGAGGATAAAATTGTTTCCTACAACCCTGCTAAGAAAACAGAAGTGGTGGGTCGCGTATCAAAAGCGAGCCAAGAGCTAGCTGAAAAAGCGATGCAAGAGGCAGACAAAGCATTTAAAACATGGAAAAAGGTTGATCCTGCTATTCGTGCAGATGTACTTTTCAAAGCAGCAGCAATTGTGCGTCGTCGTAAGCATGAATTCTCAGCTTTATTAACAAAGGAAGCAGGAAAACCATGGGCTGAGGCAGATGCAGATACAGCAGAAGCGATCGACTTTATGGAATACTATGGTCGTCAAATGCTACGCATTAAAGATGGGCAACCAGTAGAAAGCCGTCCGGGTGAATATAACCGCTATGACTATATTCCATTAGGAATTGGTATCGTTATTTCTCCATGGAACTTTGCCTTTGCAATTATGGCAGGCACAACGGTGGCAGCATTAGTAACAGGGAACACAGTGCTATTAAAGCCTGCTTCTACAACACCAATTGTTGCGTATAAATTTATCGAAGTATTAGAGGAAGCGGGTCTTCCAGCAGGTGTGGTTAACTTTGTCCCAGGCTCTGGTGCAGAAGTGGGCGACTACCTAGTAGACCATCCAAAAACACGCTTCATTAGCTTCACAGGCTCACGTGATGTTGGCTTACGCATTAACCAACGTGCCTCTGTTGTCAATGAAGGACAAATTTGGATTAAACGTGTCATCGCTGAAATGGGCGGTAAGGATACAATTGTTGTCGATAAAGAAGCAGACCTTGAATTAGCTGCACAATCCATTGTGAAATCAGCATTTGGCTTCTCGGGTCAAAAATGTTCGGCATGTTCTCGTGCAGTGATCGTTGAAGATGTCTATGACCAAGTTGTAGAGCGTGTGGTCGAATTAACAAATGCGTTAACAGTAGGTGACCCAGCAGATTTCAATAACTTTATGGCAACAGTGATCGACCAAGCAGCGTTCAATAAAATTACAGAGTACATTGAAATCGGCAAAGGTGAAGGTCGTCTAGTAGCAGGTGGTACAGCAGACGATTCAGTAGGTTACTTTGTACAACCAACAGTATTTGCAGATGTAGACCCTTCTGCACGCATTATGAAGGAAGAAATCTTTGGACCAGTAGTGGCAATTGCGAAAGCAAAAGATTTCGACCATGCCATTGACATTGCAAACGATACAGAATACGGCTTAACAGGTGCAGTTATTACGAAAAACCGTATGCATATCGAAAAAGCACGTGAAGAATTCCATGTCGGCAACCTGTACTTCAACCGTGGCTGTACAGGTGCGATTGTTGGTTACCAACCATTCGGTGGCTTCAATATGTCAGGCACAGACTCTAAAGCAGGTGGCCCAGACTACCTACAATTACACATGCAAGCAAAAACAACTTCAGAAATGCTTTAA
- a CDS encoding sigma 54-interacting transcriptional regulator, whose product MKNSEPLLPFYEFIATNVSVGIHAVDLSGKTIIYNTKMKEIEGFHFDELADRSIIEMFSFRQHESTLMRVLQTGKKEINVKQTYWNKNGHEITTINDTFPLFVENKLIGAIEFARDITSLEKLVYQPLRRYDEPLTFDMIKAASASMKQVIEDAKKAAAVKLPVLLIGESGTGKDLVAEGIHHAASPDSEAFVTLVSRRSAQSVLDKLKQLLEEDKDYTFFFERIDFLSLDIQEQLLAMLQALPQSKYMLIGSVGSDPITLIAEKKLSKSLYYFFAKMAITIPNLTDRKEDILPFVEDYFSRHRERFASQVMELAPDVQELFLQYDWPGNLKELELLLDEIVSFMTTESTVTSDLLPLHFRFKVQQQNTNNREPEFFMFQQNHDVMPLDAYLREAESYYVQNVLNLYEGNITKAANALGMSRQNLQYRIRKIKNSTHQKQ is encoded by the coding sequence ATGAAAAATTCTGAACCTTTACTACCTTTTTATGAGTTTATTGCAACAAATGTATCCGTTGGTATTCATGCAGTAGACTTATCTGGCAAAACGATTATTTACAATACAAAAATGAAAGAAATTGAAGGCTTCCATTTTGATGAGCTAGCGGATCGTTCCATTATCGAAATGTTTTCCTTCCGTCAGCATGAAAGTACATTAATGCGTGTTTTGCAAACAGGCAAAAAAGAAATTAACGTTAAACAAACTTATTGGAATAAAAACGGGCATGAAATCACGACCATCAATGATACTTTTCCACTCTTTGTTGAAAATAAACTTATTGGTGCGATTGAATTTGCGCGAGATATTACATCACTTGAAAAGCTTGTTTATCAACCCCTTCGCCGCTATGATGAGCCATTAACATTCGATATGATTAAAGCAGCCTCGGCATCCATGAAGCAAGTGATTGAAGATGCCAAAAAGGCAGCGGCTGTGAAATTACCTGTATTATTAATTGGCGAATCTGGCACAGGCAAGGATTTAGTTGCAGAAGGCATTCACCATGCAGCCTCTCCTGATTCTGAAGCATTTGTAACACTTGTTAGTCGACGTTCTGCTCAATCAGTGCTCGATAAATTAAAGCAGCTGTTAGAAGAAGATAAAGACTATACCTTTTTCTTTGAACGTATTGATTTTTTAAGCTTAGATATTCAGGAGCAGCTACTAGCCATGCTGCAAGCTCTGCCACAGTCCAAGTATATGCTTATTGGCAGTGTGGGCAGTGACCCTATTACATTAATTGCCGAAAAAAAGCTATCCAAGTCACTGTATTATTTCTTTGCAAAAATGGCGATTACGATTCCTAACTTAACTGATCGTAAAGAAGATATTTTACCATTTGTAGAGGATTATTTTAGCCGTCATCGAGAACGCTTTGCCTCTCAAGTGATGGAGCTTGCACCAGATGTTCAGGAATTATTTTTGCAATACGATTGGCCAGGTAATTTAAAAGAGCTTGAGCTATTGCTGGATGAAATCGTGTCATTTATGACAACTGAATCAACAGTTACATCAGATTTATTGCCATTGCATTTTCGCTTTAAAGTACAGCAGCAAAATACGAATAATCGTGAGCCAGAATTTTTTATGTTTCAACAAAATCATGATGTGATGCCACTTGATGCCTATTTACGTGAAGCCGAATCCTATTATGTGCAAAATGTCTTAAATTTATATGAGGGTAATATTACAAAAGCAGCAAATGCACTTGGAATGAGTCGTCAAAACCTACAATATCGC